The Populus trichocarpa isolate Nisqually-1 chromosome 2, P.trichocarpa_v4.1, whole genome shotgun sequence genome has a window encoding:
- the LOC18096465 gene encoding metal tolerance protein 2: MGFKFYKRFSNSILLYKSSHFISSGRHPSATSSASASFLLQPPFNSHHQVNNNNSYNNPPPFIIHRRWHFGHSHAHHSDHHHRPSPGEQSESIFRLGLAADIGLAAGKAFTGYLSGSTAIIADAAHSVSDVVLSGIALWSFKAGMAPKDKEHPYGHGKFETLGALGISCMLLATAGGIAWHALDLLLGLLTAVPEVANHPLTHEHVHNHLQGGHHHGVDMDHPILALSMTIVSISVKEGLYWVTKRAGERQGSGLMKANAWHHRADAISSVVALIGVGGAILGVKFLDPLAGLVVSGMILKAGLESGYQSVLELVDAAIPEEDLYPIKQTILQVQGVQGCHRLRGRRAGSSLYLDVHIVVDPFLSVSAAHEIGENVRQEIHNSHPGIAEVFIHIDPAYLCISPTMMDQEENLNGKVNQNKKISLDDKDIELIVSDVFSSKIPEKIEVERITRHLMQGNILLQIEISMRPSILIRDAMELAGEAEKEILKASSSIIQVGFLLRLGSPIPKFVNE, encoded by the exons atgggATTCAAATTCTACAAAAGATTTAGTAATTCAATCTTGTTGTACAAATCATCCCATTTTATCTCTTCAGGACGCCACCCGAGTGCTACTAGCAGTGCCAGTGCCAGCTTCCTACTCCAACCACCCTTCAATTCTCACCACcaagttaataataacaatagctATAACAACCCTCCTCCTTTCATAATCCATAGAAGGTGGCATTTTGGCCATTCTCATGCCCATCACTCTGACCACCACCACCGACCCTCTCCTGGTGAGCAAAGCGAAAGCATATTCCGTTTGGGACTCGCTGCCGATATCGGCTTGGCGGCTGGAAAGGCTTTCACTGGCTATTTATCTGGTAGCACTGCCATCATCGCCGACGCTGCTCATTCTGTCTCTGACGTGGTGCTTAGTGGGATTGCGTTGTGGTCTTTCAAAGCTGGGATGGCTCCTAAAGATAAAGAACACCCTTATG GGCATGGCAAGTTTGAAACTCTTGGAGCCCTTGGGATATCTTGCATGCTTTTAGCAACTGCTGGTGGTATTGCGTGGCATGCATTAGATCTTTTACTT GGGTTGCTGACTGCAGTGCCTGAGGTAGCAAACCATCCATTGACCCATGAACATGTGCATAATCATCTTCAAGGTGGGCATCATCATGGGGTTGACATGGATCATCCCATCCTTGCTTTGAGTATGACAATTGTATCAATTTCTGTTAAAGAAGG GCTTTACTGGGTAACAAAACGAGCTGGGGAAAGGCAAGGAAGTGGACTAATGAAAGCAAATGCTTGGCATCATCGTGCAGATGCCATTTCATCTGTTGTTGCTCTTATTGGTGTTG GAGGGGCTATTCTTGGGGTAAAGTTTCTGGATCCTCTTGCTGGACTTGTTGTCTCGGGTATGATACTTAAAGCTGGACTTGAATCAGGGTACCAGAG TGTTTTGGAACTGGTAGATGCTGCAATCCCAGAGGAAGATCTGTATCCTATAAAGCAAACAATACTACAAGTTCAGGGAGTCCAG GGATGCCATCGCTTGAGAGGAAGGAGGGCTGGTTCATCTCTATACCTTGATGTACATATTGTG GTTGATCCTTTTCTTAGTGTTAGTGCTGCTCATGAAATCGGTGAAAATGTTCGCCAGGAAATTCACAACTCCCATCCAGGAATAGCTGAAGTTTTTATACACATAG ATCCCGCATATTTATGTATTTCTCCTACTATGATGGatcaagaagaaaatttaaatggaAAAGTGAATCAGAATAAAAAGATTTCTTTGGATGACAAAGACATTGAACTGATTGTTTCTGACGTTTTCTCATCAAAGATCCCGGAG AAAATAGAGGTTGAGCGTATAACACGCCACCTGATGCAAGGCAATATATTACTCCAAATTGAAATTTCCATGCGCCCTAGCATCTTGATCAG GGACGCCATGGAACTGGCAGGAGAAGCAGAAAAGGAAATCTTAAAGGCATCCTCTAGTATCATTCAAGTTGGTTTTCTGCTAAGATTAGGGAGTCCCATCCCCAAGTTTGTCAATGAGTAG
- the LOC18096466 gene encoding homeobox protein LUMINIDEPENDENS, with amino-acid sequence MEDLTETEIGSSVESFQKFLDSQRELFHNQIDHLQRIVVTQCKLTGVNPLSQEMAAGALSIKIGKRPRDLINPKAVKYMQEVFSIKDAISKKESREISAQFGATVTQVRDFFASQRMRVRKLVRLSREKAIRVNAHKGPQDGVPTTSDALMPVDLVPLNSVAPNPVPMNTVSPNPAPLNAVIPNPFYLNSVAPNPVPFSFVSSSSAPLNFASPTSSLLNSSSPNPVPLISASLNPVPLNPASLNPVPLDSVAQDPVPLNAVGPSRVDEVPSCSTQDDVLPGLDELDKHFAEKIFDLLRKEETFSGQVKLMEWILQIQTPAVLNWFLVKGGVMILTTWLSQAAAEEQTSVLLVTLKVFCHLPLHKAPPEHMSAVLHSVNGLRFYRTPDISNRARVLLSKWSKMFAKSQAIKKPNGIKSSTDAQDMILKQSIDEIMGNESWQSDIGNPDGVLALSSESSENIRKIESSQALKLLPASTDDLSRKHILGASSSHTRERRKVQLVEQPGQKTAGRSPQATKAAPVNQGRPMSADDIQKAKMRALFMQNKHGKTGSSSNGSTGMKNGGLNKPSSMIPSLCPVSKIHIRPKIEEYKKPVTPPPQVSSKVEGFLDLKKEINSKEPMGGVCIKVQIPWQTPPEIKLSVLWRVGTGENSKEVDVQKNRNRREIETIYQTVQQIPSNPKEPWDLEMDYDDTLTPEIPIEQPPDADVAETQVSHTEHVNTVVASAPSLPQVGGGSATEPDLELLAVLLKNPELVFALTSGQAGNLSSEETVKLLDMIKTGGAGLAGSLNGLGGKVEEKVEVSLPSPTPSSNNPGTSGWRSEFAKNPFSQQASMGNRVVYSDPGVPTSVPLAEKHTSLVQHQNQATSIRIPQQQASIPLLSQHVSAVMNPFSMPQTSSIVPENRQPSIVLPANQSYPSNSSMLQTPSSEMVSTMKILPVNTPSLLNLSAAMNNIKSTPSVSFTSNPQERRLVPFPPSTTAVPTPTQLQSQPPQINEPPIVYFTRPHTGDVGPVADSWRVRQGLVSNSPSQVNQTNYVSSFGGPVQPSLRSGPPRERNEYVSDVGDEGYESWSPENRRYESQEYMPGRNHSGPRSRMNSGWDYMPNNNNNNNNRSRQRNSSGHGDRNWNGNRRWH; translated from the exons ATGGAGGATTTGACAGAAACAGAGATTGGGAGCTCTGTGGAGTCGTTTCAAAAGTTTTTAGATTCGCAGAGAGAGCTTTTTCACAACCAAATCGATCATCTTCAAAGAATTGTTGTTACTCAATGCAAACTCACCGGCGTCAATCCTCTTTCTCAAGAAATG GCTGCTGGCGCTCTGTCGATAAAAAttg GAAAAAGACCCAGAGATTTGATAAACCCTAAGGCTGTCAAGTATATGCAAGAAGTTTTCTCTATCAAAGATGCAATTAGTAAGAAGGAATCACGTGAGATTAGTGCTCAATTCGGTGCTACAGTTACACAG GTTCGAGATTTTTTTGCAAGCCAGCGTATGAGAGTGAGGAAACTGGTTCGGTTGTCAAGGGAGAAGGCTATTAGAGTTAATGCACACAAAGGACCTCAAGATGGGGTCCCAACAACATCTGATGCTTTGATGCCTGTTGATTTGGTTCCCTTGAACTCTGTTGCCCCAAATCCAGTTCCCATGAATACTGTTAGCCCCAATCCAGCTCCCTTAAACGCTGTTATCCCCAATCCATTTTACTTGAACTCTGTTGCCCCCAATCCTGTTCCCTTCAGTTTTGTTAGCTCCAGCTCAGCTCCCTTAAACTTTGCTAGCCCCACTTCATCACTCTTAAACTCTTCTAGCCCAAATCCCGTTCCCTTAATTTCTGCAAGCCTGAACCCAGTTCCCTTAAACCCTGCAAGCCTGAACCCAGTTCCCTTAGACTCTGTTGCCCAGGATCCTGTTCCCTTAAACGCTGTTGGTCCTTCCAGAGTTGATGAAGTACCCTCTTGCTCAACACAGGATGATGTGTTGCCTGGTTTAGATGAATTAGATAAACATTTTGCTGAGAAGATTTTTGATTTGTTGCGGAAAGAAGAAACATTTTCTGGGCAGGTGAAGCTCATGGAATGGATCTTGCAAATACAGACTCCAGCTGTTCTAAATTG GTTTCTTGTTAAAGGTGGTGTCATGATTTTGACAACATGGTTAAGTCAAGCAGCTGCTGAAGAACAAACAAGTGTTCTTCTTGTCACCTTGAAG GTATTCTGTCATTTACCCCTACATAAAGCTCCTCCTGAACACATGTCAGCTGTACTTCACAGTGTCAATGGACTGCGGTTTTACAGGACTCCAG ACATATCAAACAGGGCCAGGGTTTTGTTATCAAAATGGAGCAAAATGTTTGCAAAAAGTCAAGCAATCAAAAAACCCAACGGCATAAAGTCGTCTACAGATGCACAGGACATGATTTTGAAGCAGAG CATTGATGAAATTATGGGCAATGAATCATGGCAGTCTGATATTGGTAATCCT GATGGTGTTCTTGCTCTCTCATCTGAAAGTTCTGAAAATATCAG gaaaattgaGTCTTCGCAAGCATTGAAGCTGTTGCCTGCATCAACAGATGATTTGAGCAGGAAGCACATTCTAGGCGCATCTTCATCCC ATACAAGAGAACGTAGAAAAGTTCAGCTTGTTGAACAGCCAGGCCAGAAAACAGCTGGCAGGAGCCCTCAGGCGACCAAAGCTGCCCCTGTTAATCAAGGTCGCCCGATGTCTGCGGATGATATCCAAAAAGCAAAAATGCGTGCTTTATTCATGCAGAACAAGCATGGGAAAACAGGTTCCTCATCCAATGGAAGCACTGGTATGAAAAATGGAGGGCTTAATAAGCCTTCAAGTATGATCCCCAGTTTGTGTCCAGTTTCTAAAATTCATATCCGGCCAAAGATTGAGGAATACAAGAAACCTGTGACACCTCCCCCCCAAGTTTCTAGTAAGGTTGAGGGTTTCCTTGAtctaaagaaagaaatcaattcaaagGAACCCATGGGGGGAGTTTGCATTAAAGTCCAGATCCCATGGCAGACTCCTCCAG AAATAAAACTCAGCGTTCTCTGGAGAGTGGGAACTGGTGAAAATAGCAAAGAAGTTGATGTTCAGAAAAACAGAAACCGTAGGGAGATAGAAACCATCTATCAGACAGTCCAGCAGATACCATCTAATCCAAAGGAACCATGGGACCTTGAGATGGATTATGACGACACATTGACCCCAGAGATTCCAATTGAACAGCCACCTGATGCTGATGTTGCAGAAACACAGGTTTCCCATACTGAACATGTAAATACAGTAGTTGCATCTGCACCTTCCCTGCCTCAGGTTGGTGGAGGGAGTGCAACTGAACCAGATCTTGAGTTGCTTGCTGTACTGTTAAAAAATCCAGAATTGGTTTTTGCATTGACTTCTGGCCAAGCTGGCAATTTATCAAGTGAAGAAACTGTGAAGCTGCTTGATATGATTAAGACAGGAGGGGCTGGTCTGGCAGGTAGTTTAAATGGGCTTGGTGGGAAAGTGGAGGAGAAGGTTGAAGTCTCACTTCCATCGCCAACTCCTTCGAGCAACAATCCTGGAACG AGTGGATGGAGATCAGAATTTGCCAAGAATCCATTTTCCCAGCAGGCTTCAATGGGGAACAGAGTTGTATACAGTGATCCTGGAGTCCCCACCAGTGTCCCCTTAGCAGAAAAGCATACTAGCTTGGTGCAGCATCAAAATCAGGCCACTAGCATCAGAATACCGCAGCAGCAAGCTAGCATTCCATTACTATCCCAGCATGTTTCGGCAGTGATGAACCCTTTCTCAATGCCTCAAACAAGTTCCATAGTACCTGAAAACCGACAACCTTCAATAGTTCTCCCAGCAAACCAGAGTTACCCCTCAAATTCTTCAATGTTACAGACACCATCCTCAGAAATGGTTTCAACCATGAAAATTCTACCTGTTAACACCCCTTCCTTGCTAAACCTTTCAGCTGCTATGAACAACATAAAATCAACTCCATCTGTTTCTTTCACATCAAATCCACAGGAGAGACGGCTAGTGCCTTTTCCACCATCAACAACCGCCGTACCAACACCAACACAGTTACAGTCACAACCTCCCCAGATAAACGAACCTCCGATTGTATACTTTACACGGCCACATACTGGTGATGTAGGTCCAGTGGCTGATTCCTGGAGAGTTAGGCAGGGTTTAGTCTCAAACTCCCCTTCCCAAGTTAATCAAACAAACTATGTGTCATCATTTGGAGGGCCTGTGCAGCCATCGTTGAGGTCAGGTCCTCCCCGGGAAAGAAATGAATATGTGAGTGATGTGGGTGATGAGGGTTATGAGTCTTGGAGTCCGGAGAATAGGCGTTATGAATCACAAGAGTACATGCCAGGGAGAAACCATTCAGGACCCAGATCCAGAATGAATTCCGGATGGGATTATAtgcctaataataataataataataataataggtcCAGGCAACGGAATTCCTCTGGGCATGGGGACCGTAACTGGAATGGAAACAGAAGATGGCACTGA